A part of Misgurnus anguillicaudatus chromosome 6, ASM2758022v2, whole genome shotgun sequence genomic DNA contains:
- the cep290 gene encoding centrosomal protein of 290 kDa isoform X3, producing MPAAADWKLLMGVDPENLGDDDEKICDMILMVKSRDLKGNEAEKMIQLFKISQTLLRLKLDEIKCAYEVVDSAGADQARIEGELKAKVLKLESELEMAQRVTGGGDTRFLRDEIRQQESQLERAEREVARLEKEMVKERKTNEELTLRVEDAEEKNRKLKREIKQLKKKNEQLQQDVEFYRKEADQRAPLQTREESNEIQRRLTKANQQLYQCMEDLQHAEDMAANLKNENEHLQKNLEESVKEMEKMTDEYNKMKIAVQQTDAIMDQLRKDRDHAKFQVRELTEQIQARVEEDDPVMAAVNSKVEEWKGILSGKDMEIVEYQQMIRELREKLRAAQMDTDKSNIITLQQAVQERDNQIKMLSEQVEQYTAEMEKNALLIEELKKPLKKDKGLISSVQQRKIDELSAKLEVAERKVMEAQRAAQLAETDAKEKDKELNDTLGRIRLYESGTDGLEAAITEIKDCKKQIRVRDQEIETMIKDINQLELKINNLLDENEDLRERLGLNPKEELDLTEFRRSKVLKQRQYKAENQVLLKEIERLEEERLELKQRIRALVKDKGISVVSSSLLDDEEKPRYSKQRPVSECVDEELKIKNDRLQKELNNKEKELELRRTESAQFKAKLNEMLNENKQLEQGMKEILQAIQDAQKTTHPPTAVSIPSLERLINALEMKYSEGKFDANLHLRSQVDQLTGRNEELRQEMKTARDEAANTFNQLTKANEKIARMESEIESLSKSAGRSIPYKTLSLPEEMTSSSTEVINALNEYMVQLLQELKTKEDSIQQLGSALEEYKRKFAVIRHQQGLLYKEYKNERESWQKERDSFAELKSKLEEQREVDTVKISEYNHWLETLEKDPSEIKRQLSETARKMMVLKVNEKCLTRRYTTLIELEQHLRKENGKLKDDFTQMEAMVTERIGYLQRFKEMAAFKMATLQKSLDDSVPASELERANKQYTELTIKYRNLLQKDNHLVQKTTTLEHLERENISLHERINSNNKELEITKEKLHTLEQAWENISSTGAENSMDKATKALANSEIISASRRITTLEMKELNERQRAEHAQKMYEHLRNSLKQVEERNFELETKFAELTKLNLEAQRTERELRDELADSVSKHISDADRKRITELEKMEAELRIEVSKLREVSDVAKMQVSALEARQQSREKEVESLRRQVLDYQVQSDEKTLIAKLHQHIVALQLSETTAISRLEAANTRLQKLEAQKLRIEQQLDAQQQTLWHARQEGHQRAKHLRQTIQALRRQFSGALPLAQQEKFSDTMLHLQEDRARAREEAQGAEKERRRAEGKAQELELKLKGLEELIATLKDAKGAQKVVEWHKKLEDIRLAEMRQSRELAVQREEIKYLKNVVAEQERNISSLEEELVQQNNLLEERQLIWDQREVELERQLGTYEKQQNEILSTAQKFEEAAGSLPDPDQPLAHQLDCALRKIKEHVRIILETKATCNILEEKLKDKEAALWTAEQNVLSRDKVINELRLRLPAAAEREKLLADLSKQEDSANQPGLKIAHQTINNLQDRLDQKEEVLKKYQNLLAKARQEQEDITKKHSEEVRALHQKLEIYMDTSLDRFRQTSLELMKKPTITVPTSKHLARLAEMEQTVAEQDNSLSSLTHKLKAVTAGLDHQRQVTAAQAMEHAAEIARLEERHAAQTKGLSQEAEDLRAQLTQMEKELQHLRTELQAQKEANVRSPSNTMKNLVERLKSQMALKEKQLKALSKALLELRAELTSQAEQQIIANAAQKEETLNVQQIVDKQTKELRARVNDLNEDLQAAKDSVRAAKARENSLRDELQDLNKDLQRSQKAQNKLQIDKETLEDQLNELKKKVQRLNSGLQAQVESDGPTVEALQKKIRKLEQELDKRSTSEPTEKRSTMKEDKSSKEEILRWEEGKKWQAKMEKVRNVLKEKEREVDSLSKQFTTIKELYSRLEQEKLNLQKKLKMKGVTADQVVGVRTLETDREIEGLKRRNDELEEQIRMIRQQQALPRDAAMEEIIIRNRYLEERLLSLESQLSKEPLSRPSTSGRGSGTPSQREHELQKENLKLSTENLELRFQLEQADKDLPRLKDQVSDLKEMCDVLKKEKAEVEKKLSHLRGSGRSGKTIPELEKTIGLMKRVVEKVQRENEILKKAPAANLQEQLTTLEKDHEKLKSEYEKMKGKLEERLNSRIESKTKDIEKVMMENERLRKDIKKETEAAEKLRVTKASLEVTNEKLRAELEETNQKLLFAQSKGPSLEGADSKTWKSSVVTRLFENKMKELENDISKKNSSISKLKAQLQEANEKQQSTQNTIIQLKEQVDLLKNVPIEATTDEGLAKEYQSLRLSNKQLERDKAQLLHQIQRYNEQYGINLTGPGYNELQEQIKMARNDKKKLQDEVRKLTSELENFDPTFFEELEDLKFNYNLEVKKNIVLEEQLRKLSDRFGVAVEIPVDVSIS from the exons ATGCCTGCAGCCGCAGACTGGAAGCTCCTTATGGGAGTTGATCCAGAAAATCTTGGAGATGATGATGAGAAAATATGTGATATGATTTTGATG GTCAAATCACGAGACCTGAAAGGGAATGAAGCAGAGAAAATgattcagctctttaaaatctCACAAACACTCTTGAGG TTGAAACTGGATGAAATTAAATGTGCCTATGAGGTTGTCGACAGCGCAGGTGCCGACCAAGCAAGAATTG AAGGTGAACTTAAAGCTAAAGTCCTGAAACTGGAAAGTGAGCTTGAG ATGGCACAGCGTGTGACAGGAGGGGGGGACACACGTTTCCTTCGGGATGAGATTCGCCAACAGGAGAGTCAACTGGAGCGCGCTGAGAGGGAGGTCGCCCGGCTGGAGAAGGAAATGGTCAAGGAGAGGAAAACCAATGAGGAG CTGACTCTCCGTGTTGAAGATGCAGAGGAGAAGAACAGAAAACTCAAAAGAGAG ATAAAGCAGCTTAAGAAGAAG AATGAACAGCTGCAACAGGATGTTGAGTTCTACAGAAAGGAAGCAGATCAAAGAGCACCGCTTCAGACCAGAGAGGAGAGCAATGAGATTCAGAGGAGACTTACCAAagccaaccagcagctctatcAGTGCATGGAGGACTTGCAG CATGCTGAAGATATGGCTGCCAACCTGAAAAATGAGAACGAACATCTGCAGAAGAATCTGGAGGAGTCTGTGAAGGAGATGGAGAAAATGACAGACGAGTACAACAAGATGAAGATCGCCGTCCAGCAGACAGATGCCATCATGGATCAGCTGAGAAAAGATAGGGACCACGCCAAGTTCCAG GTCAGAGAGTTAACTGAACAGATCCAGGCTCGGGTTGAAGAGGATGATCCGGTTATGGCTGCCGTTAATTCAAAAGTGGAGGAGTGGAAG GGTATTTTATCAGGAAAAGATATGGAAATTGTGGAGTATCAACAGATGATCAGAGAGTTGAGAGAGAAACTTCGAGCCGCCCAGATGGACACAGATAAAAGCAATATCATAACTCTCCAGCAG GCCGTGCAAGAACGGGACAACCAGATCAAGATGCTTTCAGAGCAAGTCGAACAGTACACCGCAGAAATGGAAAAGAACGCCCTGCTCATTGAGGAGCTGAAAAAGCCTTTGAAGAAGGATAAAG GTCTCATCTCCAGCGTGCAGCAGCGTAAGATAGACGAATTGAGCGCTAAGCTTGAAGTGGCAGAAAGGAAAGTCATGGAGGCTCAGCGGGCTGCCCAGCTGGCCGAAACCGATGCTAAGGAGAAAGACAAAGAGCTCAATGACACGCTCGGTCGAATTCGTCTTTACGAGTCT GGGACGGATGGTTTGGAAGCCGCTATCACCGAGATCAAAGATTGTAAAAAACAGATCAGAGTGAGAGACCAGGAAATAGAGACTATGATCAAAGATATAAACCAGCTAGAACTCAAAATCAACAATCTACTAGATGAGAACGAAGACCTGAGAGAACGACTCG GATTGAATCCGAAGGAAGAACTTGATTTGACTGAATTCCGAAGATCAAAGGTTTTGAAACAGAGACAATACAAAGCTGAGAACCAGGTTCTGTTGAAAGAG ATTGAGAGACTTGAGGAGGAAAGACTTGAGCTGAAACAACGCATCCGTGCCCTGGTGAAGGACAAAG gCATATCAGTAGTCAGTAGTTCATTGCTTGATGATGAAGAAAAGCCCAGATATTCAAAGCAGAGGCCTGTCTCTGAATGTGTTGATGAAGAATTGAAAATCAAA AATGACCGTTTACAGAAAGAGCTGAACAATAAAGAGAAAGAATTGGAACTCAGGAGAACAGAATCTGCACAATTCAAAGCAAAAT TGAATGAAATGTTAAATGAGAATAAACAGCTGGAGCAGGGTATGAAGGAGATCTTGCAGGCCATCCAGGATGCTCAGAAGACGACACATCCACCAACAGCAGTCAGCATTCCCAGTCTGGAACGACTCATCAAT GCTTTGGAGATGAAGTACTCGGAGGGGAAGTTTGATGCAAACCTGCACCTGAGATCTCAGGTAGATCAGCTTACTGGCCGTAATGAAGAACTCCGACAAGAGATGAAAACAGCTAGAGACGAGGCGGCAAACACTTTTAACCAGCTAACAAAAGCCAACGAGAAG ATTGCACGCATGGAAAGTGAAATCGAGTCATTGAGCAAATCAGCTGGTAGATCCATCCCTTACAAGACATTAAGTTTACCAGAAGAGATGACGTCAAGTAGTACCGAAGTCATCAACGCTCTAAATGAATACATGGTACAACTCTTACAG GAGCTCAAAACCAAAGAAGACTCCATTCAGCAGCTTGGATCTGCTCTGGAGGAGTACAAAAGAAAATTTGCTGTGATACGCCATCAACAAGGATTACTGTACAAAGAGTATAAAAA CGAGAGAGAGTCCtggcagaaagagagagactcTTTTGCAGAGCTGAAATCCAAGCTAGAGGAACAAAGGGAAGTGGACACAGTGAAAATCAGTGAATACAAT CACTGGCTCGAGACTCTCGAAAAGGACCCAAGCGAGATCAAGCGTCAGCTTTCTGAGACAGCCCGAAAAATGATGGTTCTCAAAGTGAACGAGAAGTGCCTGACGCGGCGCTACACGACTCTGATCGAGCTTGAGCAACACTTGAGAAAGGAGAACGGCAAGCTGAAGGACGACTTTACACAAATGGAGGCCATGGTCACAGAAAGGATCGGCTACCTGCAGAGGTTCAAA GAAATGGCAGCATTCAAAATGGCCACCCTGCAGAAATCGCTCGATGACAGCGTACCTGCTTCAGAGCTGGAGAGAGCCAACAAACAATACACAGAGCTTACTATTAAATACAGAAACCTCTTACAGAAAGACAATCACCTTGTTCAGAAGACAACCACTTTGGAGCACCTTGAG AGAGAAAATATCTCTTTGCATGAACGCATAAATTCCAACAATAAAGAGCTTGAGATCACCAAGGAGAAGCTTCACACTTTGGAGCAAGCTTGGGAGAACATTAGCTCAACTG GTGCTGAGAACAGTATGGACAAGGCAACCAAAGCTCTTGCCAACAGCGAGATCATATCAGCGTCCAGACGCATCACCACACTTGAGATGAAGGAGTTAAACGAAAGGCAGAGAGCCGAGCATGCTCAGAAGATGTATGAGCATCTGAGAAACTCTCTCAAACAGGTGGAGGAGCGCAACTTTGAGCTGGAGACCAAGTTTGCTGAG CTTACGAAACTAAACCTGGAGGCTCAGCGGACGGAGCGCGAGCTCAGGGATGAACTGGCCGACAGCGTTAGTAAGCACATCAGTGATGCTGATCGCAAGCGAATCACAGAGTTGGAGAAAATGGAGGCGGAGCTGCGGATCGAAGTGTCTAA ATTGCGGGAAGTGTCCGACGTGGCGAAAATGCAGGTGTCTGCGCTAGAGGCCAGGCAGCAGTCGAGGGAGAAAGAAGTGGAGAGTCTAAGAAGACAAGTCTTAGACTACCAG GTTCAATCTGATGAAAAGACCCTCATCGCTAAACTTCACCAGCACATCGTCGCCCTCCAGTTGAGCGAGACCACCGCCATCAGCCGGCTGGAGGCCGCCAACACGCGCCTGCAGAAACTCGAGGCCCAGAAACTTCGAATCGAGCAACAGCTCGACGCCCAGCAGCAAACGCTGTGGCACGCGAGGCAGGAGGGTCATCAGCGAGCAAAACACCTCCGCCAAACCATCCAGGCCCTCCGTAGACAGTTCTCCGGAGCTCTGCCGCTGGCCCAACAAGAGAAGTTCTCCGACACAATGCTCCACCTGCAGGAGGACAGGGCACGGGCCAGGGAGGAGGCGCAGGGGGCCGAAAAGGAGAGGAGGAGAGCCGAGGGGAAAGCGCAAGAACTGGAGCTAAAGTTGAAGGGGTTGGAGGAGCTCATAGCAACGCTGAAGGATGCTAAAGGCGCTCAGAAA GTAGTCGAGTGGCATAAAAAATTGGAGGATATCCGTTTGGCGGAAATGAGGCAGTCCAGAGAGCTCGCTGTCCAGAGAGAAGAGATCAAATACCTGAAGAACGTTGTGGCGGAGCAGGAACGCAATATCAGCAGCCTGGAAGAGGAGCTGGTGCAGCAAAATAAT CTTTTAGAGGAGCGGCAACTGATCTGGGATCAGAGGGAAGTGGAATTGGAGCGTCAACTCGGCACCTATGAGAAACAACAGAATGAAATCTTAAGCACAGCTCAGAAG TTTGAGGAAGCCGCTGGTTCCCTACCAGATCCCGATCAGCCTCTAGCCCACCAGTTGGATTGCGCTCTTAGAAAAATCAAGGAGCATGTTCGTATCATCCTCGAGACAAAAGCCACCTGTAACATTCTGGAAGAG AAGCTAAAGGATAAAGAAGCAGCGCTGTGGACAGCGGAACAAAACGTCTTATCTCGAGACAAAGTGATCAATGAATTGAGGCTCCGCCTCCCGGCCGCTGCGGAGAGAGAAAAGCTCCTGGCTGACCTGAGCAAACAAGAGGACTCGGCCAACCAGCCCGGCCTGAAGATCGCCCACCAGACCATCAACAACCTACAGGACCGCCTGGATCAGAAGGAAGAGGTTCTCAAGAAGTACCAGAACCTGTTAGCAAAGGCTAGACAG GAGCAGGAGGATATCACCAAAAAACATTCAGAAGAGGTCCGTGCCTTGCATCAGAAACTTGAAATCTATATGGACACATCACTGGACCGCTTCAGACAGACTTCTTTG GAGCTAATGAAGAAACCTACCATCACTGTACCGACCTCAAAGCACTTGGCGCGGCTGGCAGAAATGGAGCAGACGGTGGCAGAGCAAGACAATTCTCTGTCCTCTTTGACACACAAGCTGAAGGCCGTGACAGCGGGACTGGATCACCAGAGACAGGTGACAGCCGCACAAGCCATGGAGCATGCTGCAGAAATTGCCAG ACTGGAGGAAAGGCATGCTGCCCAAACTAAAGGCCTGTCGCAGGAGGCTGAAGATCTCCGAGCTCAGCTCACTCAGATGGAGAAAGAGCTCCAGCACCTCCGCACGGAGCTACAGGCCCAGAAAGAGGCCAACGTCAGGTCGCCATCCAACACCATGAAAAATCTGGTAGAACGTCTAAAGTCCCAGATGGCCCTCAAAGAGAAGCAGCTCAAG GCTCTCAGTAAAGCTCTGTTGGAGCTTCGTGCAGAGTTAACATCTCAAGCAGAACAGCAGATCATTGCCAACGCTGCTCAGAAGGAAGAGACACTCAATGTTCAACAGATTGTTGATAAGCAGACCAAGGAACTAAGG GCACGTGTGAATGACCTCAACGAAGATCTCCAGGCGGCTAAAGATAGCGTACGAGCAGCGAAAGCCAGAGAAAACTCATTGAGAGACGAACTGCAAGACTTGAACAAGGATCTTCAAAGAAGCCAAAAGGCTCAAAACAAGCTGCAAATTGATAAAGAGACCCTGGAGGACCAGCTGAATGAACTGAAGAAGAAGGTTCAGAGACTAAACAGTGGCCTACAG GCTCAGGTTGAGAGCGACGGTCCCACAGTTGAAGCTCTTCAGAAGAAGATCCGTAAGTTGGAGCAGGAGCTTGACAAGAGAAGTACCTCAGAGCCCACAGAGAAGAGAAGCACCATGAAGGAAGACAAG TCCTCCAAAGAAGAAATATTGCGATGGGAAGAAGGTAAAAAGTGGCAGGCCAAAATGGAGAAGGTGCGGAACGTTCTTAAAGAGAAGGAGAGGGAAGTGGATTCCCTGTCCAAACAATTCACAACCATAAAGGAACTTTACAGCAG GTTGGAGCAAGAGAAGCTAAATCTGCAGAAAAAGCTAAAAATGAAAGGAGTAACCGCAGACCAGGTTGTTGGTGTACGGACCCTAGAGACCGACAGAGAGATCGAGGGGCTTAAAAGAAGAAACGATGAACTGGAGGAACAAATCAGAATGATAAG gcAACAGCAGGCTTTACCGCGTGATGCTGCGATGGAGGAAATCATCATAAGAAATCGCTATCTAGAGGAAAGGCTTCTCTCTCTTGAGAGCCAACTATCTAAAGAGCCTTTATCCAGACCATCT ACATCTGGCAGAGGTTCTGGTACTCCATCGCAAAGGGAACATGAGCTTCAGAAAGAGAACCTTAAGTTGTCCACAGAGAACCTGGAGCTTCGCTTTCAACTGGAGCAAGCAGACAAGGACTTACCCAGACTAAAA GATCAAGTGTCTGATCTCAAAGAGATGTGTGACGTTCTAAAGAAGGAGAAAGCTGAGGTTGAGAAGAAACTCAGCCATCTTCGTGGC TCTGGTCGCAGCGGGAAAACCATACCTGAGCTTGAGAAGACCATCGGACTGATGAAGAGAGTAGTAGAGAAAGTTCAGAGAGAGAATGAGATCTTGAAAAAAGCACCAGCAGCAAACCTTCAGGAGCAGCTTACCACTTTGGAAAAGGACCATGAGAAACTTAAG TCAGAATATGAAAAGATGAAAGGAAAACTAGAGGAACGACTAAACTCAAGAATCGAGTCAAAAACCAAAGACATAGAGAAAGTCATGATGGAAAACGAACGCTTGCGTAAAGATATtaaaaag GAGACGGAGGCCGCAGAGAAGCTGAGGGTCACAAAGGCAAGCCTTGAAGTAACCAATGAGAAGTTAAGGGCTGAGCTTGAGGAGACCAATCAGAAGCTTTTATTCGCCCAGTCAAAGGGGCCATCTTTAGAAGGGGCAGATAGCAAAACTTGGAAATCTTCAGTCGTCACCAG ACTATTTGAAAACAAAATGAAA